One genomic window of Niveibacterium sp. SC-1 includes the following:
- a CDS encoding ATP-binding protein yields the protein MARQARDGEAVDVDSRLPDPGAAGADMEVAPLQLALSNTLDVLEPTRLAVNAYLAPYELGEGALYKVELVLEETLVNAIRHAFTDGAVHCIDLTVTVDADTVALRFEDDGIAFDPRLATEPVRPASIADASPGGLGLMLVRRAAKFIDHARSEGRNRLTIGIARA from the coding sequence ATGGCGAGGCAGGCGCGCGACGGCGAGGCGGTGGACGTGGATTCGCGCTTGCCTGACCCAGGGGCAGCCGGTGCGGACATGGAGGTCGCGCCCTTGCAGCTGGCGCTTTCCAACACGCTGGACGTACTCGAACCCACCCGGCTTGCCGTGAACGCCTACCTCGCTCCGTACGAGCTTGGGGAGGGCGCGCTTTACAAAGTCGAGTTGGTCCTCGAAGAGACCCTCGTCAACGCAATCCGCCACGCCTTCACCGATGGTGCCGTCCATTGCATCGACCTGACAGTCACGGTTGACGCGGACACGGTGGCGCTTCGTTTCGAGGATGACGGCATCGCGTTCGACCCGCGTCTCGCCACCGAACCGGTTCGCCCTGCCTCGATCGCCGACGCAAGCCCCGGCGGTCTGGGGCTGATGCTCGTGCGTCGCGCGGCGAAGTTCATCGACCATGCGCGCAGCGAGGGGCGCAACCGGCTGACCATCGGCATCGCCCGCGCCTGA
- a CDS encoding STAS domain-containing protein — MDMQVIKLDENRTCIRLDGRLDAPGADQIGVRFTAAAVAGGHDTIVDLAGVNFLGSMGIRLLISSARALNAKHAKLVLFGAQELVQNVLDQSAVDQIIPVVATEQDALARLGT, encoded by the coding sequence ATGGACATGCAAGTGATCAAGCTTGACGAGAACCGGACCTGCATCCGCCTGGACGGGCGGCTGGACGCCCCGGGTGCGGACCAGATCGGCGTGCGTTTCACCGCGGCGGCCGTTGCAGGCGGGCACGACACGATCGTCGACCTCGCGGGCGTGAACTTCCTCGGTTCCATGGGAATACGGCTGCTCATCTCCAGTGCTCGCGCGCTCAACGCCAAGCACGCGAAGCTGGTCCTGTTCGGTGCGCAGGAGCTCGTGCAGAACGTGCTGGACCAGTCGGCCGTCGACCAGATCATTCCGGTTGTCGCGACCGAGCAGGACGCCCTCGCGCGACTCGGTACCTGA
- a CDS encoding AAA family ATPase: MSVSAWLKLQGLEKYAQAFTDNDVDMSVLRLLGEQDLERLGVSLGHRKLLMRAIAELDAGPASAPSVARKSDSGERRPLTVMFCDMVSFTELARRVDPETLQGIVEVYERVCGECIAKYEGRIFQRVGDGIVAFFGYPVAHEDEAERAVRAGLDIVARLARLELPELRHIAVRIGIASGLVVVQSEMASAAGDTMAIAARLQSLAEPDTVIVTGRVHRALHSRFDCTDRGEHLLKGVAQLVRVWQVRGDRRLPRRFLAAHATSLTPLLGRETELAALHTHWGEVLHGRGQVLAIGGEAGIGKSRLVQQLIDELHESPGAWLADLQCSPFHADSALHPVAEQLRLHIFGDAPIDEAQRWGVLEKFLRATSLPFDTAAPLFAHLLSVTPPSEAPLGMTSGRQQVLLRKFLTQLMVDRASRGPGVIFIEDLHWADPSTLDLIDHFVAHMREARVLLLLTHRPSLARALPALDHVHRLLLDRLSGADAASLARAVFAGEDAGYEVLRQVLDKTDGVPLYIEEFARAVVHSRKAAVSSALARVQIPESLQDSLMSRLDRLGEAKVVAQLAAMLGREFRRDVLEAVWAGDPEDLAAGLAHLIEAEFIYAAGDAPVQRYVFKHALIQDAAYEALLKSHRATYHRRTAEVLEQRFPALVEDQPEIVAQHYSRAGKPDLAAQLWLRAGQLSLTRNGHVEAAAHLRSALAAIGEMPESEAKALAELDVHIALGTALVAARGYASPDVEIAWRRAQQLCAVVGHAPQLVPAMFGLWMFETVRGNHPAALALSEDIVRMAEGLQSDDLVIEARLGMAISRFFLGDFAAACESFDIVLATYDAARHGGHRFQFGQDPAAIAWIYLAWIHWLQGDGERADAVMAQASAFARGLDHPFTLSFVLAFDGWLRQYTGEGVRARALAEELVQLCTEEQIPVFLAHGLVLVGWCACNEGTPRGPMDVAAALEVFKATGSRCFLPYWHAFLADVLSQRGRHDEAAALLAEALAAMEASQERWAEPEIHRLNALALQRRGADPAAVRDAFERALASARARGMHAWEARAIRSLAALPPDIAFPLSEGFAR, translated from the coding sequence ATGTCGGTTTCTGCCTGGCTGAAGCTGCAGGGGCTCGAGAAGTACGCCCAGGCGTTTACTGACAACGATGTCGACATGTCCGTGCTGCGCCTTCTCGGCGAGCAGGACCTGGAGCGACTCGGTGTCTCCCTCGGCCACCGCAAGCTCCTGATGCGGGCCATCGCCGAGCTCGACGCCGGGCCCGCCAGCGCTCCCTCCGTCGCGCGCAAGAGCGATTCGGGCGAGCGCCGTCCGCTGACAGTCATGTTCTGCGACATGGTGAGCTTCACCGAGCTGGCCCGCCGCGTGGATCCCGAAACCCTGCAGGGCATCGTCGAGGTGTACGAGCGCGTGTGCGGCGAGTGCATCGCGAAGTACGAGGGGCGCATCTTTCAGCGCGTCGGCGACGGGATCGTTGCCTTCTTCGGCTATCCGGTCGCGCACGAGGACGAAGCGGAGCGCGCCGTCCGTGCCGGGCTGGACATCGTCGCCCGGCTGGCACGGCTGGAGCTGCCCGAGCTGCGCCACATCGCCGTGCGGATCGGCATCGCCAGCGGGCTCGTGGTCGTGCAGTCCGAGATGGCCAGCGCAGCTGGCGACACCATGGCCATCGCCGCACGGCTGCAATCGCTCGCCGAGCCCGACACCGTGATCGTCACCGGTCGCGTTCATCGCGCCCTGCACAGCCGCTTCGACTGCACCGACCGCGGCGAGCATCTGCTCAAGGGCGTCGCACAGCTGGTGCGGGTCTGGCAGGTGCGCGGCGACCGCCGATTGCCGCGCCGCTTTCTCGCGGCCCACGCCACGTCGCTGACGCCGCTGCTCGGGCGCGAGACCGAACTGGCCGCTTTGCATACGCACTGGGGCGAAGTGCTGCATGGGCGTGGTCAAGTGCTGGCCATCGGTGGCGAGGCTGGCATCGGCAAGTCACGCCTGGTGCAGCAGTTGATCGACGAACTGCACGAGAGCCCCGGTGCATGGCTGGCCGACCTGCAGTGCTCGCCCTTTCATGCCGACAGTGCCCTGCATCCGGTTGCCGAGCAGTTGCGGCTGCACATCTTCGGTGACGCGCCGATCGACGAAGCCCAGCGCTGGGGCGTGCTGGAGAAGTTCCTCCGCGCTACCTCGCTGCCCTTCGACACGGCGGCGCCGCTCTTCGCCCATCTGCTGTCGGTCACGCCGCCCAGCGAGGCGCCATTGGGTATGACCAGCGGTCGCCAGCAAGTCCTGCTGCGCAAGTTCCTGACGCAGCTGATGGTCGATCGGGCGTCGCGCGGACCGGGCGTGATCTTCATCGAGGACCTGCACTGGGCCGACCCCTCCACGCTGGACCTGATCGACCATTTCGTCGCGCACATGCGCGAGGCGCGCGTGCTGCTGCTGCTCACGCACCGCCCGAGCCTGGCGCGTGCGTTGCCGGCCCTCGACCATGTGCATCGCCTGCTGCTCGACCGCCTGAGTGGTGCCGATGCCGCCAGCCTCGCGCGGGCGGTTTTCGCCGGCGAGGATGCCGGGTACGAAGTCCTGCGCCAGGTGCTCGACAAGACCGACGGCGTGCCGCTGTATATCGAGGAGTTCGCGCGCGCGGTGGTGCATTCGCGCAAGGCCGCGGTCTCCTCGGCCCTTGCCCGCGTGCAGATTCCCGAGAGCCTGCAAGACTCGCTGATGTCGCGCCTCGATCGACTGGGCGAAGCCAAGGTCGTCGCGCAACTGGCGGCGATGCTCGGGCGCGAATTCCGCCGCGATGTGCTCGAAGCCGTGTGGGCTGGTGACCCGGAAGATCTTGCCGCTGGACTGGCCCACCTCATCGAGGCTGAGTTCATCTACGCGGCCGGCGACGCCCCCGTCCAGCGCTACGTCTTCAAACATGCGCTGATCCAGGACGCCGCTTACGAGGCGCTGCTCAAGTCGCACCGCGCCACCTACCACCGGCGCACGGCGGAAGTGCTCGAACAGCGCTTTCCGGCTCTGGTCGAAGACCAGCCGGAAATCGTCGCCCAGCACTATTCGCGCGCCGGTAAGCCCGATCTCGCTGCGCAGCTGTGGCTGCGCGCCGGGCAGCTCTCGCTCACACGCAACGGCCATGTAGAGGCGGCCGCCCACCTGCGCAGCGCGCTGGCGGCGATCGGCGAAATGCCGGAGAGCGAAGCGAAGGCGCTGGCCGAGCTCGATGTCCATATCGCCCTGGGCACGGCGCTGGTGGCCGCGCGCGGCTATGCCTCGCCCGACGTCGAGATCGCCTGGCGCCGCGCGCAACAGCTGTGTGCGGTGGTCGGCCATGCGCCGCAACTGGTGCCGGCGATGTTCGGCCTGTGGATGTTCGAGACCGTGCGCGGCAATCACCCGGCGGCCCTGGCCCTGTCCGAGGACATCGTGCGGATGGCCGAGGGCCTGCAGAGCGACGACCTCGTGATCGAGGCGCGCCTGGGCATGGCGATTTCGCGCTTCTTTCTCGGCGACTTTGCGGCCGCCTGCGAGAGCTTCGACATCGTGCTCGCGACCTACGACGCGGCGCGCCACGGCGGCCATCGCTTCCAGTTCGGCCAGGATCCCGCCGCGATCGCCTGGATCTACCTGGCCTGGATCCACTGGTTGCAGGGCGACGGCGAACGCGCCGACGCAGTGATGGCGCAGGCGAGCGCGTTTGCACGCGGACTCGATCATCCTTTCACGCTGTCCTTCGTGCTCGCCTTCGACGGATGGCTGCGCCAATACACCGGCGAGGGCGTACGCGCCCGTGCGCTGGCGGAAGAGCTCGTGCAACTCTGCACCGAGGAACAGATCCCGGTGTTCCTCGCGCATGGCCTGGTCCTGGTCGGCTGGTGCGCCTGCAACGAAGGCACGCCGCGGGGGCCCATGGACGTCGCCGCCGCGCTGGAGGTCTTCAAGGCGACCGGCTCGCGTTGCTTCCTGCCCTACTGGCATGCGTTTCTGGCCGACGTGCTCTCGCAGCGCGGTCGTCACGACGAGGCGGCCGCGTTGCTGGCCGAAGCCCTCGCGGCGATGGAGGCGAGTCAGGAGCGCTGGGCCGAGCCGGAGATTCACCGCCTCAACGCGCTCGCCCTGCAACGCCGGGGCGCCGATCCGGCCGCCGTGCGGGACGCATTCGAACGGGCACTCGCGTCGGCACGGGCGCGCGGCATGCACGCCTGGGAGGCGCGCGCGATCCGCAGCCTCGCCGCCTTGCCACCCGACATCGCCTTTCCCCTCAGCGAAGGATTTGCACGATGA
- a CDS encoding GAF domain-containing SpoIIE family protein phosphatase encodes MRAGPPTRLRSSRAFCPDSRQSRFRHKHCHVPIGQTRRAGGCYIFVRVDETKPGMHLSAAGVSAVLAVTRALAAPFDLNSLLAEITAAACQVLDAERSSVWLHDAATEELFVEVATDLGRLRLPVGVGLVGTCARDRRLINVPDCYADPRFDAAVDRQSGFHTRCTLTLPLVDHRGVLVGVMQVLNKRSGVFGPEDEALAEAVAAQCAVALTRVRMTADLIEGEKLRHEIELARELQLSTLPAVMPTLPGYDMHATFLPASMTGGDTYDLALDERGLLIVLGDATGHGVAPAVSVMQMHAMLRMALRLGTDLETAFRHVNDQLAETLPTGHFVTAFIGLLDARQHRVRFLSGGQGPILHYQSASRRCLRYKATSFPMGAMPLPGRVSALEIALAPGDILALLSDGIFEYEDRGGRAFGVQRVEQILDECRHESPETTSARLMHAVRAFADGAVQEDDVTIVLVKRDGAPDA; translated from the coding sequence ATGCGCGCCGGCCCGCCCACCCGACTCCGATCAAGCCGGGCGTTCTGTCCGGATTCCCGCCAGTCGCGGTTTCGGCACAAGCACTGCCACGTTCCGATCGGGCAGACCCGCCGGGCAGGTGGCTGCTATATATTCGTCCGCGTGGACGAGACGAAGCCCGGAATGCACCTGTCGGCGGCGGGAGTGAGCGCCGTGCTTGCGGTCACCCGCGCGCTGGCCGCGCCCTTCGACCTGAACAGCCTGCTTGCGGAGATCACCGCGGCCGCGTGTCAGGTGCTCGATGCGGAGCGAAGCTCGGTCTGGCTGCACGACGCGGCGACCGAGGAGCTCTTCGTCGAGGTCGCCACCGATCTTGGTCGTCTGCGTCTCCCGGTGGGCGTTGGCCTTGTCGGCACCTGCGCGCGGGATCGACGCCTGATCAACGTGCCGGACTGCTACGCGGACCCGCGTTTCGACGCCGCGGTCGATCGGCAATCCGGTTTCCATACCCGTTGCACCCTGACGCTGCCGCTGGTCGACCATCGCGGTGTGCTGGTGGGCGTGATGCAGGTACTCAACAAGCGCAGCGGCGTTTTCGGGCCCGAGGACGAAGCCCTTGCCGAAGCGGTTGCGGCGCAGTGTGCGGTTGCGCTGACCCGAGTGCGGATGACGGCCGATCTGATCGAAGGCGAAAAACTGCGGCACGAGATCGAGCTCGCGCGGGAGCTGCAATTGAGCACCCTGCCTGCCGTGATGCCGACGCTGCCGGGTTACGACATGCACGCGACCTTCCTGCCCGCGTCGATGACCGGCGGCGACACCTACGATCTCGCGCTGGACGAGCGTGGCCTCCTGATCGTGCTGGGCGACGCCACCGGTCACGGCGTGGCGCCGGCCGTGTCGGTCATGCAGATGCACGCGATGCTGCGCATGGCACTGCGCCTCGGAACCGATCTGGAAACCGCATTCCGGCACGTCAACGACCAGCTTGCCGAAACCCTGCCCACAGGCCATTTCGTCACGGCGTTCATCGGTCTGCTCGATGCCCGCCAGCACCGCGTGCGCTTCCTCAGCGGCGGGCAGGGGCCGATCCTGCATTACCAGTCCGCAAGCAGGCGTTGCCTGCGCTACAAGGCCACCAGTTTCCCGATGGGGGCGATGCCGCTGCCCGGCCGGGTCTCCGCCCTGGAGATCGCGCTCGCGCCAGGCGACATCCTCGCGCTGCTCTCGGACGGCATCTTCGAATACGAGGACCGGGGAGGGCGCGCGTTCGGCGTTCAACGTGTCGAGCAGATTCTGGACGAATGCCGGCATGAATCGCCCGAAACCACTTCCGCCCGACTGATGCACGCCGTGCGTGCATTCGCCGACGGTGCCGTGCAGGAAGACGACGTTACGATCGTGCTGGTCAAGCGCGACGGTGCGCCTGACGCCTGA
- a CDS encoding DUF4198 domain-containing protein, translated as MNIRFLRQSAIALGLSLAALAPFSAQAHRSWLLPSATVLSGSEPWVTVDAAVSNDLFYFEHNAMRLDGLAITAPDGTALKPENSSTGRYRSSFDVKLAQSGTYRLAVAMDGLFASFKLKGEQKRIRGTAESLAKDIPEGAEELSVSRSQTRTEVFVTAGKPSKDALKPTGAGLELLPITHPNDLYAGEAAQFQFLIDGKPAPNLEVAVIPGGIRYRDKLNEMKLTTDAEGKFSVKWPEPGMYWLNASVGSGRPDEGAAAQRGTLDKPLRRLGYAVTLEVQKP; from the coding sequence ATGAACATCCGCTTCCTGCGTCAGAGCGCCATTGCGCTCGGTCTTTCGCTCGCCGCCCTGGCACCCTTCAGTGCCCAGGCGCACCGCTCCTGGCTGCTGCCTTCGGCCACCGTGCTGTCGGGCAGCGAGCCCTGGGTCACGGTGGACGCGGCCGTCTCCAATGACCTGTTCTACTTCGAGCACAACGCGATGCGCCTGGACGGCCTCGCGATCACCGCGCCGGACGGCACGGCGCTCAAGCCCGAGAACAGCAGCACCGGCCGCTACCGCAGCAGCTTCGACGTGAAGCTCGCGCAGTCGGGCACCTACCGTCTGGCCGTGGCCATGGACGGCCTGTTCGCCAGCTTCAAGCTCAAGGGCGAGCAGAAGCGCATCCGCGGCACGGCCGAAAGCCTCGCCAAGGACATCCCGGAAGGCGCCGAAGAGCTGAGCGTTTCCCGCTCGCAGACCCGCACGGAGGTCTTCGTCACCGCGGGCAAGCCGAGCAAGGACGCGCTCAAGCCGACGGGCGCCGGTCTGGAGCTGCTGCCGATCACGCATCCGAACGATCTGTATGCCGGCGAAGCGGCGCAGTTCCAGTTCCTCATCGACGGCAAGCCCGCGCCCAACCTGGAAGTGGCGGTGATCCCCGGTGGCATCCGCTACCGCGACAAGCTCAACGAGATGAAGCTCACCACCGACGCCGAGGGCAAGTTCTCGGTCAAGTGGCCCGAGCCGGGCATGTACTGGCTCAATGCCAGTGTCGGCAGTGGTCGTCCGGACGAAGGGGCGGCGGCTCAGCGCGGCACGCTGGACAAGCCGCTGCGCCGCCTCGGTTACGCGGTGACGCTGGAAGTGCAGAAGCCCTAA
- a CDS encoding DUF2271 domain-containing protein, producing MQLRYSFALGAMLGSPAMAADAVLKLEIPRLDVAEYHRPYVAVWLERAGDQSHAANLAVWYDLKLKNKEGTKWLKDMRQWWRKSGRELDMPVDGLSGATRAPGVQQLAFAGDKAPFDKLPAGDYELVVEAAREVGGRELLRVPFQWPPKSAQSLKAKGEHELGAIALDIKP from the coding sequence ATGCAGTTGCGATACAGCTTCGCGCTGGGCGCCATGCTGGGCAGCCCGGCGATGGCCGCCGATGCCGTGCTCAAGCTCGAAATACCGCGCCTGGACGTGGCCGAATACCACCGCCCCTACGTGGCTGTCTGGCTGGAGCGCGCGGGCGATCAGAGCCATGCCGCCAACCTCGCCGTCTGGTACGACCTCAAGCTCAAGAACAAGGAAGGCACCAAGTGGCTCAAGGACATGCGCCAGTGGTGGCGCAAGAGCGGCCGTGAGCTCGACATGCCGGTCGACGGCCTTTCGGGTGCGACCCGCGCGCCGGGCGTACAGCAACTGGCGTTTGCCGGCGACAAAGCCCCTTTCGACAAGCTGCCGGCCGGTGACTACGAGCTGGTAGTGGAAGCCGCCCGCGAAGTCGGCGGGCGCGAACTGCTGCGCGTGCCCTTCCAGTGGCCGCCCAAGTCGGCCCAGAGCCTCAAGGCCAAGGGCGAACACGAACTCGGCGCGATCGCGCTGGACATCAAACCCTGA